A single genomic interval of Rosistilla ulvae harbors:
- a CDS encoding four helix bundle protein: MFGFEKLDVWQKSVDLAADVYRLTREFPDYEKFGLANQMRRAAVSISSNIAEGSARDSKKDFSRFLQIAYGSTMEVVSQLHIAQRQEFIAKEDACKLYKDCEEIARMTSGLKRSLSI; encoded by the coding sequence ATGTTCGGATTTGAAAAGCTCGACGTTTGGCAGAAATCGGTCGACTTGGCCGCTGACGTTTATCGGCTGACTCGCGAATTTCCGGACTACGAAAAGTTTGGACTGGCAAATCAGATGCGGCGAGCCGCGGTGTCAATCTCATCCAATATTGCAGAGGGAAGTGCTCGCGACTCCAAGAAAGATTTTTCTCGATTCCTTCAGATCGCCTACGGCTCAACGATGGAGGTTGTTTCTCAGCTCCATATCGCTCAAAGGCAAGAATTCATCGCGAAAGAAGATGCATGCAAACTCTACAAGGACTGCGAAGAAATCGCACGAATGACCAGCGGACTTAAACGAAGCTTGAGCATCTAA
- a CDS encoding efflux RND transporter periplasmic adaptor subunit: MNQEEDKRTEEPEPDVTNVAEGSMGDEKTGSSGDGERGSQGDVEPMGSQSPSLPVSPSASTWLLRTGVQAATVVVVAGLVFFLLGVAQRTQWLTADGFSGGKDAAVSEAVGGEDKRYICPMMCTPPSTEPGRCPVCAMELVEATGGGGGDGISVTIEASARRLVGIQTAMSMMGEVNRTIRTIGSIDFDESQLSTISAYIDGRLEKMYANYAGVKVNEGDDLALIYSPQLYTAQTEFITSMNSDGKIGRFQISGGDLNKMARENLTELGMTESQIDQLGKSGKPMSRIRIKSPQSGTVIEKSAVEGDYVKTGHKLYRVADLSSVWLMLDLFPDDASAVRFGQQVEAEIQSMPGEVFTGRVAFIDPTVNPKTRTVRVRVEIMNFDGKLRPGDYATARVTVPAIPMDQVYDPALANKYISPMHPQVIRDEPGTCPLCDMDLVPTSQLGFASEPLPMQQVVTVPRDAVLLAGENSVIYVETEPGRFEIRRVTVGPMNRKEAVIVEGLSAGETVATGGNFLIDSQMQLAGNPSLMDPTKAPSYSPGPLELPKTNPVMLATDAGKTLDRTYDAYFEIQCAMAADQTPPPVALNTLIEGLRELELSAGVPDEAQRKFATARRAASRMDGSLETAREAYRGVSHAMLRAATVARGPKTAVKLTHYYCPMVPGGGGDWMQPGGDLQNPYWGSEMLTCGEVVRDMAMPVSEIPSIARTVQ; the protein is encoded by the coding sequence ATGAATCAGGAAGAAGATAAACGAACCGAAGAACCGGAACCCGACGTCACGAATGTGGCGGAGGGAAGTATGGGAGATGAGAAGACGGGGAGTTCGGGAGATGGGGAGCGGGGGAGTCAGGGAGATGTTGAGCCCATGGGCTCCCAGTCTCCTTCACTCCCAGTCTCCCCCTCTGCTTCGACATGGCTGTTGCGCACTGGCGTGCAGGCCGCAACTGTCGTTGTCGTCGCCGGTCTCGTGTTTTTCCTGCTCGGTGTCGCACAGCGAACGCAGTGGTTGACCGCTGATGGTTTCTCCGGCGGCAAAGATGCAGCCGTGTCCGAAGCCGTTGGTGGCGAAGACAAGCGATACATCTGCCCGATGATGTGCACGCCACCGTCCACCGAACCAGGTCGCTGCCCCGTCTGTGCGATGGAACTGGTCGAAGCGACCGGCGGCGGTGGCGGCGATGGTATCTCGGTCACTATCGAAGCATCCGCTCGGCGGTTGGTCGGTATTCAAACGGCAATGTCGATGATGGGCGAAGTCAATCGAACGATCCGCACCATCGGCTCGATCGACTTCGACGAAAGCCAACTGTCGACCATCAGTGCGTACATCGACGGCCGTCTGGAAAAGATGTACGCGAACTACGCCGGTGTGAAGGTCAATGAAGGCGACGACCTGGCGTTGATCTACAGCCCGCAGCTTTACACCGCACAAACCGAGTTCATCACCAGCATGAACAGCGATGGCAAGATCGGTCGCTTTCAAATCTCTGGCGGCGATCTGAACAAGATGGCTCGGGAGAATTTGACTGAACTGGGGATGACGGAAAGTCAGATCGACCAGTTGGGGAAGTCGGGTAAACCAATGTCGCGTATCCGTATCAAGTCACCGCAGAGTGGAACAGTGATCGAGAAGTCGGCTGTTGAAGGCGACTACGTCAAAACGGGACACAAGCTCTACCGAGTAGCCGACCTAAGCAGTGTTTGGCTGATGCTTGATCTGTTTCCCGACGACGCATCGGCTGTTCGATTCGGTCAACAAGTCGAAGCGGAAATTCAGTCGATGCCCGGCGAAGTGTTTACCGGCCGCGTCGCTTTCATTGACCCCACCGTGAACCCGAAGACTCGAACGGTACGCGTCCGTGTCGAGATCATGAACTTTGACGGCAAACTGCGACCAGGCGACTACGCGACTGCTCGGGTCACCGTGCCAGCAATCCCAATGGACCAAGTTTACGATCCGGCGTTGGCGAACAAATACATCAGCCCGATGCACCCGCAGGTCATCCGCGACGAACCGGGGACATGCCCACTTTGCGATATGGATTTGGTGCCGACGTCGCAACTTGGGTTCGCATCAGAGCCTTTGCCGATGCAGCAAGTCGTGACTGTGCCGCGCGACGCCGTGCTTCTAGCTGGCGAGAATAGCGTGATCTACGTCGAAACCGAACCCGGTCGTTTTGAGATACGCCGAGTGACAGTCGGTCCCATGAATCGAAAAGAAGCGGTGATCGTCGAAGGGCTTTCGGCTGGTGAGACGGTTGCGACAGGTGGCAATTTCTTGATCGACTCACAAATGCAGCTCGCCGGAAACCCATCGTTGATGGACCCCACGAAGGCACCGAGCTATTCACCGGGACCGCTCGAGCTTCCCAAAACGAACCCCGTTATGTTGGCGACCGACGCTGGCAAAACGCTTGATCGAACCTACGACGCGTACTTTGAAATCCAATGTGCGATGGCGGCCGACCAAACGCCTCCGCCCGTCGCATTGAACACGCTGATCGAAGGACTCCGCGAACTAGAACTGTCGGCCGGTGTTCCCGATGAAGCTCAACGCAAGTTTGCGACCGCTCGCCGTGCGGCATCTCGTATGGATGGTTCGTTGGAAACGGCTCGCGAAGCCTATCGCGGCGTCAGTCACGCGATGTTGCGAGCGGCCACGGTGGCTCGCGGGCCGAAGACGGCTGTGAAGTTGACGCACTATTACTGCCCGATGGTTCCTGGCGGCGGTGGCGACTGGATGCAGCCCGGCGGCGATTTGCAGAACCCGTATTGGGGCAGCGAGATGCTGACGTGCGGAGAAGTCGTCCGTGACATGGCGATGCCGGTTAGCGAAATCCCCTCGATCGCTCGTACGGTGCAGTAA
- a CDS encoding anti-sigma factor family protein codes for MSSNDCETVQQQLSAYHDGELLAGQQALVARHVEGCAACAESLSSYAAIGATFAGVPVARKPDDLWDRIESDLPGGRDSATLPSRVAQWFSQSPYRAGVVSMAAAVLLTLGLSLWLVDRASVVVKERHIGGAIAAHSHSHDGVGHHEHDAEFSKVMEDYVQILSVDPDAADHMLLTKYRGQQVDADGAMKLVGYRPVVSKGLPEGYSLASTSVLKMPCCTCVKAVCKRNDGSTLVLFEHDDEETAWFGGRRQSMAMCGDKNCCLVDLDSSIAATWKQGSRSVTAVGVRDQDEVAKLVTWLGKLNVES; via the coding sequence ATGTCATCCAACGATTGCGAAACGGTGCAACAACAACTGTCGGCGTATCACGATGGTGAGTTGTTGGCTGGACAGCAGGCGTTGGTCGCCAGACACGTCGAAGGCTGCGCGGCTTGTGCCGAGTCGCTGAGTTCGTATGCGGCGATCGGGGCTACCTTCGCCGGCGTTCCTGTCGCGAGGAAGCCAGATGATTTGTGGGACCGCATCGAGAGCGATCTGCCTGGCGGCAGGGATTCAGCGACGCTGCCGTCGCGAGTCGCCCAATGGTTCAGCCAGTCGCCCTACCGGGCCGGTGTCGTTTCGATGGCGGCTGCGGTATTGCTGACCCTGGGCTTGAGTCTTTGGCTTGTCGACAGAGCCTCCGTCGTGGTGAAGGAGAGGCATATCGGTGGAGCGATCGCCGCGCACTCGCATTCGCATGACGGGGTGGGGCATCACGAACACGATGCCGAATTCTCGAAGGTCATGGAGGACTATGTGCAAATATTGAGCGTCGACCCCGATGCTGCGGACCATATGCTGCTCACGAAGTACCGCGGCCAACAGGTCGATGCCGACGGTGCGATGAAGTTGGTTGGGTATCGTCCTGTCGTTTCCAAAGGGCTTCCCGAGGGGTATTCGTTGGCATCGACGAGCGTTTTGAAGATGCCGTGCTGCACCTGCGTCAAGGCGGTTTGCAAGCGTAACGACGGTTCGACGCTGGTTCTGTTTGAACATGACGACGAAGAGACGGCTTGGTTTGGCGGTCGCCGGCAGAGTATGGCGATGTGTGGCGACAAGAATTGCTGCCTCGTTGATCTCGATTCCAGTATCGCGGCAACTTGGAAGCAGGGTTCGCGAAGCGTCACGGCTGTTGGCGTTCGCGACCAAGACGAAGTGGCGAAGCTGGTGACCTGGTTGGGGAAGTTGAATGTCGAGAGTTGA
- a CDS encoding TolC family protein, producing the protein MAPPQVAPTNSVAIRAVDWQQVLSEPETGTIRPVGYNDGVVFAAPTLIAQAPAEAGERSTGKALQLDPPKEDGELGDGSEGDKEAVGKENGNEAAPEKKEANSPSPSFPPASVDYYISTALARHPKLLAARQRVAAATYVIPQAKALPDPTFNNTFWPIQDQALETAAGRVGHQMSVNQMVPFPKKLQTKAVIASREVQIAQAEVDLIAREITESVRLAYYEVWFAGRAIAIIEETKDLVADLTDVAEARYRSGGSQQDVLRAQLETDRLDEQLISLRKQKQIAQADLATLLQQPVGLVPETTDRLDIADTPQQIESLISLAEQCNPKLRGLAWEIQRDREKQRLACLQKYPDFTVGVNWGLISDSSSVLSPVANGHDNISFNLGTTLPIWRDKIDAGIREASHRTSSTTRRLEAERDELYGKIRRLIAQADALSEQRDIYEDRIIPRTEDTLKLSIADYRGKRTDFFTLIETYRELLMFETQLARIDATLAGTIAQLDRTVGCPY; encoded by the coding sequence ATGGCACCTCCGCAAGTCGCTCCGACCAACTCGGTCGCAATCCGCGCGGTCGACTGGCAGCAAGTCCTCAGCGAACCAGAAACAGGGACCATTCGACCCGTCGGCTACAATGATGGCGTCGTCTTCGCAGCCCCTACCCTCATCGCGCAAGCCCCCGCGGAAGCTGGCGAGCGCAGCACCGGAAAAGCGCTGCAGCTCGACCCGCCTAAGGAAGATGGTGAGTTGGGAGATGGGAGTGAAGGAGACAAGGAAGCCGTAGGCAAAGAAAACGGTAATGAAGCGGCCCCTGAGAAAAAGGAAGCCAACTCCCCTTCTCCCAGCTTCCCCCCTGCTTCAGTCGACTACTACATCAGCACGGCACTCGCGCGTCACCCTAAGTTGCTTGCTGCGCGACAGCGCGTCGCCGCTGCGACCTATGTAATACCACAAGCCAAAGCCTTACCCGACCCGACGTTCAACAACACTTTCTGGCCGATCCAAGATCAAGCCCTGGAGACCGCTGCAGGGCGGGTCGGTCACCAGATGTCGGTCAACCAGATGGTTCCGTTCCCGAAAAAGCTGCAAACCAAAGCTGTCATCGCCAGTCGTGAAGTTCAGATCGCGCAAGCGGAGGTCGATCTGATCGCGCGTGAGATCACGGAATCGGTTCGGCTCGCCTATTACGAAGTCTGGTTCGCAGGCCGAGCGATCGCGATCATCGAAGAGACCAAAGACCTCGTCGCCGATCTAACCGATGTTGCAGAGGCGAGGTATCGCAGCGGCGGATCCCAACAAGATGTCCTGCGTGCCCAACTCGAGACCGATCGCCTCGACGAACAATTGATCTCGCTTCGCAAACAAAAACAGATCGCTCAAGCGGATCTCGCCACGCTGTTACAACAGCCTGTTGGACTCGTCCCCGAAACGACTGACAGGCTCGACATTGCCGACACGCCCCAGCAGATCGAATCGCTGATCTCGCTGGCCGAACAGTGCAATCCGAAACTGCGTGGCCTGGCTTGGGAGATCCAACGCGATCGAGAAAAGCAACGTCTGGCCTGTTTGCAGAAGTACCCCGACTTTACCGTTGGCGTGAATTGGGGATTGATCAGCGACAGCAGCAGCGTGCTCAGTCCCGTTGCCAACGGCCACGACAACATCAGTTTCAATTTAGGCACGACGCTTCCTATTTGGCGAGATAAGATCGACGCGGGGATCCGCGAAGCGTCGCATCGAACCAGCAGCACAACCAGACGCCTGGAAGCCGAACGGGATGAGCTTTATGGCAAGATCCGGCGTTTGATCGCGCAAGCGGATGCGTTGAGCGAACAACGTGACATCTACGAAGACCGCATCATTCCTCGCACCGAGGACACCCTGAAACTGTCGATCGCCGACTACCGAGGCAAACGAACCGACTTCTTCACGCTTATCGAAACCTACCGCGAACTCCTCATGTTCGAGACCCAGTTAGCCCGCATCGACGCCACGCTGGCCGGCACGATCGCTCAATTGGATCGCACGGTGGGCTGCCCTTATTAA
- a CDS encoding efflux RND transporter periplasmic adaptor subunit, protein MHPQIRRDGPGSCPVCGMDLVPVGESADGVRTVSISPAIKSLMNLQVSPVRRQYVTADVRMVGKVAYDETRLAHITAWVPGRLERMFVDFTGVEVKKGDHMVQIYSEALYTAQEELLAVTKRDRPLSTSRFIEPLDLAESAREKLRLLGLTAEQIQTIEERGTSSETVTIYSPVGGVVVSKNKQEGDRVQTGDRIYTVADLKVLWVQMDAYESDLAWLRYGQDVEFTTEAYPGELFRGRIAFIDPVLNEDTRTVKVRVNVPNDDGRLKPEMFVRAIVQSDIAAGGRVLNASLAGKWISPMHPEIIKDQPGDCDICGMPLVRAESLGYVTAEPTSAAKPLIVPVKAVLLTGTRAIVYVQIPDADKPTYEGREIVIGPRAGDFYLVKSGLEEGDLVVTNGNFKLDSALQISAKPSMMTPQGGGGGGHNHGGMEMPKADQGVTMDASPMNLVPAVRDAMQGIVEQYKTIQERVEAANLAEIREGYDQLNKAVEAVPADLIGPQMRPPWFEVVMLLRNDITEGREVNSMREADRVFALTRQHIDQMKAQFPLPMLHDEMQMPAMANMDAPPEVAEQLSGFVAPYLQLSQALAAEDLEAAKRAVEPLHQRLAGLLPIVSEAKAVEVWGKEKRDLSEIVARLQEANNLAALRSGFALLSEQMLSLERMFGLPTDETLYELHCPMAFAGRGASWLQSDDAVRNPYYGASMLRCADRVESLGSRVESK, encoded by the coding sequence ATGCACCCGCAAATACGTCGCGATGGTCCGGGCAGTTGTCCGGTTTGCGGCATGGACTTGGTTCCGGTCGGGGAGTCGGCCGACGGCGTTCGCACGGTTTCGATCAGTCCCGCGATCAAGAGCCTAATGAACCTTCAGGTCAGCCCAGTGCGTCGCCAATACGTGACGGCCGACGTTCGCATGGTCGGCAAGGTCGCATACGATGAAACTCGCCTCGCCCACATCACTGCTTGGGTCCCCGGCCGATTGGAACGCATGTTCGTCGACTTCACCGGCGTCGAGGTGAAGAAGGGGGACCACATGGTGCAAATCTACAGCGAGGCACTTTACACCGCACAGGAAGAACTGCTTGCGGTGACCAAGCGTGATCGACCGCTGAGTACCTCACGATTCATCGAACCACTCGATCTTGCTGAATCGGCTCGCGAGAAGCTGCGTTTACTCGGTTTGACGGCGGAGCAGATTCAGACGATCGAAGAACGTGGCACGTCTTCCGAAACCGTGACGATCTACTCGCCCGTCGGTGGCGTGGTGGTTTCGAAGAACAAGCAAGAAGGCGATCGCGTTCAAACGGGCGACCGCATCTACACCGTCGCTGACTTAAAGGTCTTATGGGTTCAGATGGATGCTTACGAATCCGACTTGGCTTGGTTGCGGTACGGGCAGGACGTCGAGTTCACAACAGAAGCTTATCCCGGCGAATTGTTCCGCGGCCGAATCGCGTTCATTGACCCGGTGCTAAACGAAGACACTCGGACGGTGAAGGTGCGAGTCAACGTACCGAACGATGATGGTCGCTTAAAACCGGAAATGTTCGTGCGAGCAATCGTGCAGAGTGACATCGCGGCGGGCGGTCGAGTGCTCAACGCTTCGCTGGCGGGAAAGTGGATCAGCCCGATGCACCCGGAAATCATAAAAGACCAACCGGGCGATTGTGACATTTGCGGCATGCCGTTGGTGCGAGCCGAGTCGCTTGGCTACGTCACAGCGGAGCCAACGAGCGCCGCAAAACCTTTGATCGTGCCGGTGAAGGCTGTGTTGCTGACGGGAACGCGAGCGATTGTGTACGTCCAGATTCCCGACGCCGACAAGCCGACTTACGAAGGTCGCGAGATTGTGATCGGTCCGCGCGCCGGCGACTTCTACCTAGTGAAGTCAGGGCTCGAAGAAGGCGACTTGGTCGTGACCAACGGCAACTTCAAACTCGATAGTGCGCTCCAGATTTCTGCGAAGCCCTCGATGATGACACCGCAAGGTGGCGGCGGAGGAGGCCACAACCACGGCGGCATGGAAATGCCAAAAGCAGACCAAGGGGTGACGATGGACGCGAGTCCGATGAACTTGGTGCCAGCGGTACGTGATGCGATGCAGGGTATTGTTGAGCAATACAAAACGATTCAAGAAAGGGTTGAAGCTGCGAACCTCGCAGAGATTCGCGAAGGCTATGACCAACTCAATAAAGCTGTCGAGGCAGTGCCGGCGGACTTGATCGGTCCACAAATGCGACCGCCGTGGTTCGAGGTCGTGATGCTATTGCGGAACGATATCACTGAGGGCCGCGAGGTGAATTCCATGCGTGAAGCCGATCGGGTCTTCGCGTTAACTCGGCAGCACATTGATCAGATGAAGGCTCAGTTCCCGTTGCCGATGTTACACGACGAAATGCAGATGCCGGCGATGGCGAACATGGATGCTCCGCCTGAAGTCGCTGAGCAACTCAGTGGTTTTGTCGCTCCTTATCTGCAACTTAGCCAAGCACTCGCAGCAGAGGATTTGGAAGCCGCGAAGCGAGCGGTCGAGCCGTTGCATCAGCGATTGGCGGGCTTGCTGCCGATCGTCTCCGAAGCCAAAGCGGTCGAAGTGTGGGGCAAAGAGAAACGCGACTTGTCCGAGATCGTTGCAAGATTGCAGGAGGCGAACAATCTCGCCGCTTTGCGTAGCGGGTTCGCTTTACTGTCCGAGCAGATGTTGAGTCTCGAGCGAATGTTCGGACTGCCGACCGACGAAACACTTTATGAGCTTCATTGTCCGATGGCCTTCGCGGGTCGCGGTGCGTCGTGGCTTCAATCCGACGACGCGGTTCGCAATCCGTACTACGGCGCGTCGATGCTCCGCTGCGCGGATCGAGTTGAGAGTTTAGGGTCGAGAGTTGAGAGCAAATAG
- a CDS encoding RNA polymerase sigma factor, whose product MQHRNERSEDEPIDDETVNAGAAGDRDALRSIYEATSDRVFRLMVRMVGPQDADDLTQQTFVRAFTRLAQFSGQSKFQTWLYRLATNEALQHLRREKHRRTKQLIVEPTMLATDHVEQDERIAMLRQALDQLDPELRAIFTLKEESGLSYQQIAQTLDIPEGTVGSRLNRARRELRKLLE is encoded by the coding sequence ATGCAGCATCGGAATGAACGCAGCGAAGATGAACCAATTGACGACGAAACGGTAAATGCCGGTGCGGCCGGGGATCGCGATGCGCTACGAAGCATCTACGAAGCGACATCGGATCGCGTCTTCCGTTTGATGGTTCGGATGGTCGGCCCACAGGACGCCGATGACCTGACGCAACAAACTTTTGTCCGAGCGTTCACGCGGCTCGCCCAGTTCAGCGGCCAATCGAAGTTCCAGACCTGGCTGTACCGATTGGCCACCAACGAAGCTTTGCAGCATCTGCGACGCGAGAAGCATCGACGGACGAAGCAGTTGATCGTTGAGCCAACGATGCTGGCAACCGACCACGTCGAGCAAGACGAACGAATCGCGATGCTCCGTCAGGCCCTCGATCAACTCGATCCGGAACTGCGAGCCATCTTCACGCTCAAAGAAGAGAGCGGGTTGTCGTACCAGCAGATCGCCCAGACGCTAGACATCCCGGAAGGGACCGTCGGTTCGCGGCTGAATCGTGCGCGTCGGGAACTGCGGAAGCTTTTGGAGTGA